A stretch of the Candidatus Binataceae bacterium genome encodes the following:
- the truA gene encoding tRNA pseudouridine(38-40) synthase TruA has translation MRFRLTLEYDGANYAGWQLQAGQDSIQARLEAALAELFGAPIRVYGAGRTDAGVHASGQVAAFDAPREIKPENLRRALNALLPLDIAIREAAATSEDFDPRRSAVARTYEYHVLNRETRSAFDYRHGWLVREPLDLAAMNIAAAALIGEHDFAAFRTLGSDERTTTRRIYASAWRAEADGRLIYRVEATAFLRHMVRTMVALMVEIGRGKLPPGAAASILSSRDRAQAPGAAPARGLFLVEVRY, from the coding sequence ATGCGGTTCCGGCTTACCCTCGAGTACGACGGCGCGAACTACGCCGGCTGGCAGTTGCAGGCCGGGCAGGATTCGATTCAGGCGCGGCTGGAGGCGGCGCTGGCGGAGCTGTTCGGCGCGCCGATTCGGGTTTACGGCGCGGGGCGCACCGACGCCGGGGTCCACGCCTCGGGTCAGGTCGCAGCATTCGACGCGCCGCGCGAAATTAAGCCCGAGAACTTGCGCCGCGCGCTCAATGCGCTGCTGCCGCTGGATATCGCAATCCGCGAGGCCGCCGCAACGAGCGAAGATTTCGATCCGCGACGGTCAGCGGTTGCCCGAACCTATGAATACCACGTGCTGAATCGCGAGACGCGATCGGCTTTCGACTATCGGCACGGATGGCTGGTGCGCGAGCCGCTCGATCTCGCGGCGATGAATATTGCGGCGGCGGCGCTGATCGGCGAGCACGATTTCGCCGCGTTTCGCACCCTGGGATCGGACGAACGGACGACGACGCGCCGCATCTATGCGAGCGCGTGGCGCGCCGAGGCGGACGGGCGGCTGATCTATCGGGTCGAGGCGACGGCGTTTCTGCGCCACATGGTGCGCACGATGGTCGCGCTGATGGTGGAAATCGGCCGCGGTAAACTCCCGCCGGGCGCGGCGGCGTCGATTCTGAGTTCGCGCGATCGCGCGCAGGCGCCGGGCGCCGCGCCGGCCCGGGGGCTTTTCCTGGTCGAAGTCCGCTATTAA
- a CDS encoding site-2 protease family protein, translating to MIISIVAAVVIFAILIVVHEAGHFVMAKRVGVRVLRFSIGYPPRLFGIRRGETDYAFGATPLGGYVRMLGDEIAEEPSAETITSYLGELKLDLLAAAKTRGGLVHAGTNAVANPPGPGNKAGDATLIAMAREIEARPHDFDTTMLGRKLKPDEAILLGEIARCAALEQAGSVERATARLAEIKPVGLVKEFNARAFPSQPLHRRFAIVLAGPASNILFAPLLMTIVLMFGVPTLLPVLGALDHGMPGYAAGLREGDHVTAIDGVAIDSWDAMSRAVKDSSGRPLDLAVQRGQDAAGAIHVTVRPELLPEETIYGDHEPTWIIGVKPSGAATVKKLSLLKAIPAGVAESARMAETLVIGIGKIVAGKTPVRQALGGPIMIAQIAGREAHQGFAEVALFMVTLSLELGIINLLPVPLLDGGHLLFFAIEGIRGEPLKLRHREIAMQVGLFLLAILMAFVILNDISRLIG from the coding sequence ATGATCATATCTATCGTTGCTGCGGTTGTTATTTTCGCCATTCTGATCGTCGTGCACGAGGCCGGCCATTTCGTGATGGCCAAGCGGGTCGGCGTGCGCGTGCTCCGCTTTTCGATCGGCTATCCGCCGCGGCTGTTTGGGATTCGGCGCGGTGAGACCGACTATGCTTTCGGCGCGACGCCATTAGGCGGCTACGTCCGGATGCTCGGGGACGAGATTGCTGAAGAGCCCAGCGCCGAGACGATCACCAGCTATCTTGGGGAGCTTAAACTCGATCTGCTGGCGGCGGCAAAGACCCGCGGAGGGCTTGTACATGCCGGGACGAACGCGGTTGCCAATCCGCCCGGGCCTGGCAACAAGGCTGGGGACGCGACGCTGATCGCGATGGCGCGCGAGATCGAGGCGCGGCCCCACGACTTCGACACGACGATGCTGGGCCGTAAGCTCAAGCCCGACGAGGCCATCTTGCTCGGCGAAATCGCCAGATGCGCAGCGCTCGAGCAGGCCGGGTCGGTCGAGCGGGCGACGGCAAGACTGGCCGAGATCAAGCCGGTCGGGCTCGTGAAGGAGTTCAACGCGCGAGCCTTCCCGAGCCAACCGCTGCACCGGCGCTTCGCGATCGTGCTCGCGGGCCCGGCCTCGAATATCCTGTTCGCCCCGCTCCTGATGACGATCGTCCTGATGTTTGGCGTACCGACGCTGCTGCCGGTGCTGGGCGCGCTCGATCACGGGATGCCGGGTTATGCGGCCGGCCTGCGCGAGGGCGATCACGTGACCGCGATCGACGGAGTCGCGATCGATTCCTGGGACGCGATGTCGCGCGCGGTCAAAGACAGTAGCGGCCGTCCGCTTGATCTTGCAGTGCAGCGCGGACAAGACGCGGCCGGCGCGATCCATGTTACGGTGCGGCCTGAACTGCTGCCGGAAGAAACGATCTATGGCGATCACGAGCCCACCTGGATTATCGGCGTCAAGCCGAGCGGCGCCGCCACAGTCAAGAAACTCTCTCTGCTGAAAGCAATCCCAGCCGGCGTGGCCGAATCGGCGCGGATGGCCGAAACTTTGGTGATCGGCATCGGCAAGATTGTCGCCGGCAAAACGCCGGTGCGGCAGGCGCTCGGCGGACCGATCATGATCGCACAGATCGCCGGCCGCGAAGCCCATCAGGGCTTTGCCGAAGTAGCGCTCTTCATGGTCACGCTGAGCCTTGAATTGGGGATCATCAACCTGCTGCCTGTGCCGCTGCTCGACGGCGGCCATCTGCTGTTTTTCGCGATCGAGGGGATTCGCGGCGAGCCGCTCAAGCTGCGCCATCGCGAGATCGCGATGCAGGTGGGGCTGTTTTTGCTGGCGATCCTCATGGCGTTCGTAATCCTGAATGACATTTCCCGCCTTATCGGTTGA
- a CDS encoding 2-isopropylmalate synthase translates to MAFADSINGFDPNQVRIFDTTLRDGEQSPGCTMNVEEKIAIARQLERLNVDIIEAGFAASSPGDFEAVRRIAEALTNPTILSLARTREEDVDAALRAVEKAKRPGVHIFIATSDIHMKYKLNMTREDVLDAATWAVKRAREHVDHVEFSCEDASRSDWDFMAKICTEVIRAGARIVNLPDTTGHAIPTEYGEMFDYMRAHVEGADKVIWSAHCHNDLGLAVANSLAAISHGVRQVECTVNGIGERAGNTSMEEVVMALKTRRDLMGVRCGIETRQIYPTSRLLAQIIGQAVPPNKPIVGDNAFAHEAGIHQDGVLKNKLTYEIMKPEDIGIPSNKLVLGKHSGRHAFINRLQELGVDTAALDVEKAFAAFKALCDKKKIVYDDDILAMANEERRTAETFELVDLQVSSSSTSEPRAAVRLRVSGEERGAEATGDGMVDACYKAIYKIARINPTLERYAVKSITGGTDALGEVSCLIREDGMTVAGQGAHSDIVMASALALVNALNRLEARGRAGAQTPRVGP, encoded by the coding sequence ATGGCTTTCGCGGATTCGATTAACGGCTTCGACCCGAATCAGGTCAGGATTTTCGACACCACGCTGCGCGACGGCGAACAATCGCCGGGCTGCACGATGAATGTCGAGGAGAAGATCGCGATCGCGCGCCAACTCGAGCGGCTCAACGTCGACATTATCGAAGCCGGCTTCGCGGCGTCGTCGCCGGGCGATTTTGAAGCGGTCCGGCGGATCGCCGAGGCGTTGACCAATCCGACTATCCTGAGTCTCGCGCGCACGCGCGAAGAGGACGTCGATGCGGCCTTGCGGGCGGTCGAGAAGGCGAAGCGCCCGGGCGTCCATATTTTTATCGCGACGTCAGATATCCACATGAAATACAAGCTCAACATGACGCGCGAGGACGTGCTCGACGCCGCGACCTGGGCAGTGAAACGCGCCAGGGAGCATGTGGACCACGTCGAGTTTTCGTGCGAAGACGCCTCGCGCAGCGACTGGGATTTCATGGCCAAGATTTGCACCGAAGTGATTCGCGCCGGCGCGCGGATCGTCAATCTGCCGGATACCACCGGCCATGCGATCCCGACCGAATACGGCGAGATGTTCGATTACATGCGCGCGCACGTCGAGGGCGCGGACAAGGTTATCTGGAGCGCGCACTGTCATAACGACCTCGGGCTGGCGGTGGCCAATTCGCTCGCGGCGATCAGCCACGGCGTGCGCCAGGTCGAATGCACGGTCAACGGGATCGGCGAGCGCGCCGGCAACACCTCGATGGAAGAGGTGGTGATGGCGCTCAAGACGCGCCGGGATCTGATGGGCGTGCGCTGCGGGATCGAGACCCGCCAGATCTATCCGACCTCGCGTCTGCTCGCGCAGATCATCGGGCAGGCGGTGCCGCCGAACAAGCCGATCGTGGGCGACAATGCCTTTGCCCACGAGGCCGGAATCCATCAGGATGGCGTGCTCAAGAACAAGCTGACCTACGAGATCATGAAGCCCGAGGACATCGGGATACCGTCGAACAAGCTGGTGCTGGGCAAGCATTCGGGGCGTCACGCCTTTATCAACCGGCTGCAGGAGCTGGGGGTCGATACCGCGGCGCTCGACGTAGAGAAGGCTTTCGCGGCCTTCAAGGCGCTGTGCGACAAAAAGAAAATTGTTTACGACGACGACATCCTGGCGATGGCCAACGAGGAGCGGCGCACGGCTGAGACTTTCGAGCTGGTCGATCTGCAGGTGAGCTCGTCAAGCACCAGTGAGCCGCGCGCGGCGGTGAGGCTCCGTGTCAGCGGCGAGGAGCGCGGCGCCGAGGCGACTGGCGACGGTATGGTGGATGCCTGCTACAAGGCGATTTACAAAATCGCCCGCATCAATCCGACGCTCGAGCGCTACGCCGTGAAATCGATCACCGGCGGCACTGACGCGCTCGGCGAAGTCTCGTGCCTGATTCGCGAGGATGGAATGACGGTGGCGGGTCAGGGCGCCCACAGCGATATCGTGATGGCGAGTGCGCTGGCGCTCGTGAATGCGCTCAATCGGCTCGAGGCGCGCGGCCGCGCGGGCGCCCAGACTCCGCGCGTCGGGCCTTGA
- a CDS encoding phosphatidate cytidylyltransferase: protein MLRTRLITAAIALPLLLAGVIFAPVGAFTIFIGIATAWGLFEVVVMNEPRRGQLWLILLCGALPAITLLTCGPGPWLAPLAVIVALCALTLRVGIEGPCHANVWTRVLGTLGVGVLFPYLAFLRNGPHGVAIVILMFLIVVASDSGAYFAGRSLGRIKLLPKVSPKKTLEGAVGGLAASVIAGLVLRPMLTPNLGNRQMIALAVVVAALAQVGDLANSAVKRIAGVKDSGWIFPGHGGLLDRTCSLVFPAVFTYYYFY, encoded by the coding sequence GTGCTGCGAACCAGGTTAATCACCGCGGCCATCGCCCTGCCTCTGCTACTGGCGGGAGTGATTTTTGCGCCCGTCGGCGCGTTCACGATTTTTATCGGAATCGCCACAGCGTGGGGCCTGTTCGAGGTCGTCGTGATGAACGAACCACGTCGCGGGCAGCTCTGGCTGATTCTGCTGTGCGGCGCCCTCCCCGCGATAACCCTGCTGACCTGCGGCCCGGGTCCATGGCTCGCACCGTTGGCGGTAATCGTCGCGCTGTGTGCACTGACGCTGCGGGTCGGGATAGAAGGTCCTTGTCACGCAAATGTTTGGACGCGGGTGCTCGGCACGCTTGGCGTCGGCGTGCTTTTCCCCTATCTGGCATTTCTCCGTAACGGTCCGCACGGCGTCGCGATCGTCATCCTGATGTTCCTGATCGTCGTGGCGAGCGATTCGGGAGCTTATTTCGCCGGCCGATCGCTCGGGCGAATCAAGCTGTTGCCCAAGGTCAGCCCGAAGAAGACGCTCGAAGGCGCGGTCGGCGGGTTGGCTGCCAGCGTGATTGCCGGGTTGGTGCTGCGTCCGATGCTGACCCCGAATCTGGGCAATCGGCAGATGATTGCGCTGGCGGTGGTCGTGGCGGCGCTCGCGCAGGTAGGCGACCTGGCCAACTCTGCGGTCAAGCGAATCGCGGGAGTCAAGGATTCCGGCTGGATTTTTCCGGGACACGGCGGCTTGCTCGATCGCACGTGCAGCCTAGTCTTCCCGGCGGTTTTCACCTACTATTATTTTTACTAA
- the ilvC gene encoding ketol-acid reductoisomerase, producing MKVFYDRDADLSALRTHKIAIMGFGSQGHAHALNLRDSGMDVRVGLRADSPSVAKAEKQGLRVLETAAAAREADIIMMLTPDEMASDIFKAEIEPHLSKGKYLAFGHGFNIHFKFIQPAKDVNVFMIAPKGPGHLVRSEFVKGRGVPCLLAVEQDPSGDTHKIGLAYGCAIGGGRAAIIETSFREETETDLFGEQSVLCGGLTELIRAGYETLVEAGYAPEMAYFECLHEVKLIVDLIYEGGISNMRYSISNTAEYGDMTRGNKIIGETTRAAMKQILADIQSGKFANEWIGEYRQGLKNFKRLRAEGEKHPAEEVGRQLRSFMPWLGSERLVDRARN from the coding sequence ATGAAGGTTTTTTACGATCGTGACGCCGATCTGAGCGCCCTCCGGACGCACAAGATCGCGATTATGGGTTTCGGCAGTCAGGGCCACGCGCACGCGCTCAACCTGCGCGACAGCGGGATGGACGTGCGGGTGGGTCTGCGGGCGGACAGCCCCTCGGTGGCCAAGGCCGAAAAGCAGGGATTGCGCGTGCTCGAGACGGCCGCGGCCGCGCGCGAAGCCGACATCATCATGATGCTGACGCCGGACGAAATGGCCTCCGACATCTTCAAGGCCGAGATCGAGCCGCATCTGAGCAAGGGCAAGTATCTCGCCTTCGGCCACGGCTTCAATATCCACTTCAAGTTCATCCAGCCGGCCAAAGACGTGAATGTTTTCATGATCGCGCCGAAGGGCCCCGGCCATCTGGTGCGCTCGGAGTTCGTCAAGGGTCGCGGCGTGCCCTGCCTGCTGGCGGTCGAGCAGGATCCCTCGGGCGACACGCACAAGATTGGCTTGGCTTACGGCTGCGCGATCGGCGGCGGCCGCGCGGCGATAATCGAGACCAGCTTCCGCGAAGAGACCGAGACCGATCTGTTCGGCGAACAATCGGTGCTCTGCGGAGGGCTGACCGAGCTGATCCGCGCCGGCTACGAGACCTTGGTCGAGGCAGGCTATGCGCCCGAGATGGCCTACTTCGAGTGCCTGCACGAGGTCAAGCTAATCGTCGATCTGATTTACGAGGGCGGCATCTCGAACATGCGCTACTCGATCAGCAATACCGCGGAATATGGCGACATGACGCGCGGCAACAAGATCATCGGCGAGACCACGCGCGCCGCCATGAAACAGATTCTGGCGGATATCCAGTCGGGCAAATTTGCGAACGAATGGATCGGCGAGTACCGGCAGGGACTCAAGAATTTCAAGCGCCTGCGCGCCGAAGGCGAAAAGCATCCGGCGGAAGAGGTCGGGCGGCAACTGCGTTCATTTATGCCGTGGTTGGGCAGCGAGCGCCTGGTTGATCGCGCCCGCAACTGA
- the pssA gene encoding CDP-diacylglycerol--serine O-phosphatidyltransferase yields MATDGAAPGDEHVARLQLISGRLLEKPRPAVTPPRRGVFVVPATITSLGLLAGFYSMISSIDAHFEVAAVMIALAFICDGLDGRVARLSRSSSQFGIELDSLSDVVAFGAAPAILTYAWAMRPLGGVGAVISGLYVIAGALRLARFNVQTGSIDKRRFVGLPVPGAAGMIAGVVLAYSYFELNSPRTLCAVIAPVTLALAGLMVSRVPYPSFKGIDIRRRAPLELMLLVLLIAAMLIAMPQFTTFVLATAYVLSGPFMWLRGERIELAPDPSNAKPGDPPAGGAPSGKSVS; encoded by the coding sequence ATGGCAACTGACGGCGCGGCGCCGGGCGACGAGCATGTCGCGCGGCTGCAACTGATTTCGGGCCGGCTGCTGGAAAAGCCCCGGCCGGCAGTGACTCCGCCGCGGCGCGGAGTCTTCGTGGTGCCGGCGACGATCACCTCGCTCGGGCTGCTGGCCGGCTTCTACTCGATGATTTCCTCGATCGACGCGCATTTCGAGGTGGCCGCAGTGATGATTGCGCTGGCCTTCATCTGCGACGGACTCGACGGGCGTGTGGCGCGGCTCTCCCGCTCGTCCAGCCAGTTCGGGATCGAACTGGACAGCCTGTCGGACGTGGTCGCCTTTGGCGCTGCGCCGGCGATCCTTACCTATGCCTGGGCGATGCGTCCGCTCGGCGGCGTGGGCGCCGTAATCAGTGGACTCTATGTGATCGCCGGCGCGCTGCGGCTGGCGCGCTTCAACGTGCAGACCGGCAGCATCGATAAGCGGCGCTTCGTCGGCTTGCCGGTGCCGGGCGCCGCCGGAATGATCGCCGGGGTCGTGCTCGCCTACAGCTATTTCGAGCTGAATTCTCCGCGAACTTTGTGCGCGGTGATTGCGCCGGTGACGCTCGCCTTGGCGGGCCTGATGGTCTCGCGGGTGCCCTATCCGAGCTTCAAGGGGATCGACATCCGCCGCCGCGCACCATTGGAACTGATGCTGCTCGTGTTGCTGATCGCCGCGATGTTGATTGCGATGCCGCAGTTCACGACCTTCGTCCTGGCCACGGCCTATGTGCTGTCGGGCCCGTTCATGTGGCTCCGCGGCGAACGCATCGAACTCGCCCCAGACCCGTCGAACGCGAAACCGGGTGACCCTCCGGCAGGCGGTGCCCCAAGTGGCAAGTCGGTGTCGTGA
- the ilvN gene encoding acetolactate synthase small subunit — protein MPSHTISVLVENEFGVLARVAGLFSSRGFNIESLTVNEDPLDPTQSRIVVVSSGDDQVLEQVNKQLNKLVSVIKVTDFHEVDTLDRELMLVKVTVEERMRSELNAIVQAFRAHVVDIGPRAQTIEITGDSSKIRAFIELMRPLGIKEIVRTGKIALARSVQAENNNRNLRNAG, from the coding sequence ATGCCAAGTCATACAATATCGGTGCTGGTTGAAAACGAGTTCGGCGTGTTGGCGCGGGTGGCCGGGCTGTTCTCGAGCCGCGGCTTCAATATCGAATCGCTGACGGTCAACGAAGATCCGCTGGATCCGACTCAATCACGTATCGTGGTGGTCAGTTCGGGCGACGACCAGGTGCTCGAGCAGGTCAACAAGCAGCTCAACAAACTGGTTTCGGTGATCAAGGTGACCGATTTCCACGAGGTCGACACGCTCGACCGCGAACTGATGCTGGTGAAGGTCACCGTCGAAGAGCGGATGCGCTCGGAGCTCAATGCGATCGTGCAGGCGTTTCGGGCGCATGTGGTGGATATCGGACCGCGCGCGCAGACGATCGAGATCACAGGCGACAGCAGCAAAATCCGTGCGTTCATCGAGTTGATGCGTCCGCTCGGAATCAAAGAGATCGTGCGCACCGGCAAGATTGCGCTCGCACGCTCGGTCCAGGCCGAAAACAATAATCGCAACCTGCGCAATGCGGGTTAG
- the leuB gene encoding 3-isopropylmalate dehydrogenase encodes MAYKILVLRGDGIGPEVVGEALQVLRVATRDAAVKLEFKDALLGGHAIDSAGSSLPEQTLKLAKDSDAILMGAVGGPKWDNPQAADRPERGLLALRKELGLFANVRPVKTVKELIGASPLRPELLNGVDLVVIRELTGGIYYGKPSERRTGEAGREAVDTCFYSEAEIARVLRFGFELARERRKRLTSVDKANVMASSRLWREIATELSAEFEDIAFENQLVDSMAMHLIRRPRDFDVIVADNMFGDILTDEASVLAGSMGLLPSASLGEELNSAGFRVGLYEPIHGSAPDIAGRDEANPLAAILSAAMLLEHSLGLRSEAELIVQAVEGVIHAGHRTRDLGGSGARATGCMAMGRLVRERLENLLPGD; translated from the coding sequence ATGGCTTATAAAATTCTTGTTCTCAGGGGTGACGGGATCGGTCCTGAGGTCGTGGGCGAGGCGTTGCAGGTGCTGCGCGTCGCGACGCGCGACGCCGCGGTCAAGCTCGAATTCAAGGACGCACTGCTGGGCGGGCACGCGATCGATTCCGCGGGCAGCTCGCTGCCCGAGCAAACGCTCAAGCTAGCGAAGGATTCCGACGCGATCCTGATGGGCGCGGTGGGTGGTCCCAAATGGGACAATCCGCAGGCTGCCGATCGTCCGGAACGCGGCCTGCTGGCGCTGCGCAAGGAACTCGGGCTCTTTGCCAATGTGCGCCCGGTAAAGACCGTCAAAGAGCTGATCGGGGCTTCGCCGCTCAGACCGGAACTGCTCAATGGCGTTGACCTCGTGGTGATTCGCGAGCTGACCGGCGGCATCTACTATGGCAAACCGAGCGAACGGCGCACGGGCGAGGCCGGGCGTGAGGCGGTGGACACCTGCTTTTATAGCGAAGCCGAGATTGCCCGGGTGCTGCGCTTCGGCTTCGAGTTAGCGCGCGAACGGCGCAAGCGGCTGACCTCGGTGGACAAGGCCAATGTGATGGCGTCGTCGCGCTTGTGGCGGGAGATCGCCACCGAGCTGAGTGCGGAGTTCGAAGACATTGCGTTCGAGAATCAACTGGTCGATTCGATGGCGATGCATCTGATTCGCCGGCCGCGCGACTTCGATGTGATCGTGGCCGACAACATGTTCGGTGACATCCTGACGGACGAAGCGTCCGTGCTGGCAGGTTCGATGGGCCTGTTGCCGTCGGCGTCGCTGGGCGAGGAGCTTAACAGCGCAGGCTTTCGCGTCGGGCTCTACGAGCCGATTCACGGCAGCGCACCAGACATCGCTGGGCGCGACGAGGCAAATCCGCTGGCGGCGATTCTTTCGGCGGCGATGCTGCTCGAGCATTCGCTGGGGCTTCGCTCCGAAGCGGAGTTGATTGTTCAGGCGGTCGAGGGGGTCATACACGCGGGCCATCGGACGCGCGATCTGGGCGGCAGCGGCGCACGGGCGACGGGCTGTATGGCGATGGGGCGGCTGGTGCGCGAGCGGCTCGAGAACCTGCTGCCGGGCGACTGA
- the tsaB gene encoding tRNA (adenosine(37)-N6)-threonylcarbamoyltransferase complex dimerization subunit type 1 TsaB: MTFPALSVERLLEAGVAVGPVLGLETGGPVASLGVVARGRIQAVLSRPLISHCAGLPDAVNEVLDGAGFKLRDLAAIAVGIGPGSFTGLRVGLSYAKGLVSALGMAIVGVSSLEAIALCAAREARAGMTVCPIIDARRGELYTALYRSSGDALERVTGDLAVSVDELAARLSGDVIVVGEAMGEEVRTAAQARGYRIEVVTGAAELSLRGSLVAVLGAGRVASHEIDHAATLEPLYVRAADAQVKSSPASNNGASGNSEVKPEVEANGTSRRGIDPALRRA, encoded by the coding sequence ATGACATTTCCCGCCTTATCGGTTGAGCGGCTGCTCGAGGCCGGTGTAGCGGTCGGGCCGGTGCTCGGGCTCGAAACCGGCGGACCGGTCGCAAGTCTCGGGGTGGTGGCGCGCGGCCGGATTCAGGCCGTTTTATCGCGCCCATTGATCTCGCATTGCGCGGGATTACCCGATGCAGTTAACGAAGTGCTCGACGGGGCCGGATTCAAGCTGCGCGACTTGGCCGCGATCGCGGTCGGTATCGGGCCCGGCTCTTTCACTGGCCTGCGCGTCGGATTGAGCTACGCCAAGGGGTTGGTGAGCGCCTTGGGTATGGCGATTGTGGGCGTATCGTCGCTGGAAGCGATCGCACTCTGCGCCGCGCGCGAGGCCCGCGCCGGTATGACGGTCTGCCCGATAATTGACGCGCGGCGTGGGGAACTCTACACCGCGCTTTACCGCTCCTCCGGTGATGCGCTAGAAAGGGTGACGGGAGATTTGGCGGTTTCGGTTGACGAGCTTGCCGCGAGACTTTCCGGTGATGTGATAGTTGTCGGGGAGGCGATGGGTGAGGAGGTGCGGACGGCCGCGCAAGCGCGCGGGTACCGTATCGAGGTCGTGACTGGAGCCGCAGAATTGTCTTTGCGGGGAAGCTTGGTGGCCGTGCTTGGCGCCGGGCGGGTTGCGTCGCACGAGATTGATCATGCCGCCACACTCGAACCGCTTTACGTTCGCGCCGCGGATGCGCAGGTCAAGTCGTCGCCGGCGAGCAACAACGGCGCGAGTGGTAACAGTGAAGTGAAGCCGGAGGTAGAAGCCAATGGAACGTCGCGAAGAGGAATTGATCCAGCGCTACGCCGAGCATGA
- a CDS encoding phosphatidylserine decarboxylase, which produces MIARTASILHIAPEGATITLGIAIVGIGALILGWGWLGVLVLALAGAVGAFFRDPERRAVADADAVISAADGKVCDISDATIPGTVGEASRSRRVAVFMSPLNVHVNRAPVSGAIVGIEHTAGEFRAAFRDDANEHNERNVILFADRGGRRHAIVQIAGYLARRIVCRVRRDERVERGQRVGLIMFGSRVDHYFPLDYRVAVKVGERVRAGESVIGELGQNGN; this is translated from the coding sequence GTGATCGCGCGGACCGCATCGATTCTGCATATTGCGCCCGAAGGCGCCACGATCACGCTCGGTATAGCGATTGTGGGAATCGGCGCACTGATCCTCGGATGGGGATGGCTGGGAGTGCTCGTGCTGGCGCTTGCCGGCGCCGTCGGGGCCTTTTTCCGCGATCCGGAGCGGCGGGCGGTCGCGGATGCGGATGCCGTGATCTCCGCGGCTGACGGCAAGGTCTGCGACATCAGTGATGCCACGATTCCAGGCACTGTCGGGGAAGCCTCGAGATCACGCCGCGTCGCAGTGTTTATGTCGCCGCTTAACGTCCACGTCAATCGCGCGCCGGTGAGCGGCGCGATCGTCGGGATCGAGCATACGGCGGGAGAGTTCCGCGCGGCCTTTCGCGACGACGCCAACGAGCACAACGAGCGTAATGTAATCCTCTTTGCCGACCGCGGCGGACGGCGCCACGCGATCGTGCAGATTGCAGGCTATCTCGCCCGCCGGATCGTCTGCCGGGTGCGGCGCGACGAACGGGTTGAGCGCGGACAGCGGGTCGGCTTGATCATGTTCGGCAGCCGCGTTGACCATTACTTTCCGCTCGACTACCGGGTGGCGGTCAAAGTCGGCGAGCGGGTGCGCGCCGGTGAGAGCGTGATCGGGGAGCTTGGACAAAATGGCAACTGA
- a CDS encoding HU family DNA-binding protein: MTQSQVATYLADKVGINKKQAKSALDELSALVVKELKKEGSLRLAGLGIFRKRKSKARMGRNPATGAAIKIPARTRLRFTAAKALKDAVLGAR, from the coding sequence ATGACGCAGTCGCAGGTAGCCACGTATCTGGCCGACAAGGTTGGGATCAACAAGAAGCAGGCGAAGTCCGCGCTGGATGAGCTTTCCGCCCTGGTGGTGAAAGAGCTCAAAAAAGAGGGCTCGCTCCGTCTCGCCGGGCTCGGGATTTTTCGCAAGCGCAAGAGCAAGGCGCGGATGGGGCGCAATCCGGCCACCGGCGCAGCGATCAAGATTCCGGCCCGGACGCGGCTGCGTTTCACTGCGGCGAAGGCGCTGAAAGACGCGGTGCTTGGCGCGCGTTAA